A window of Sulfurimonas gotlandica GD1 contains these coding sequences:
- a CDS encoding EAL domain-containing response regulator: MNEVLENLEKYGKNMKILYVENNEDVRDSTSLILQRTFKNVIEGFDGVDGLDKYKLNSDTIDLVVTDISMPKMNGIEMISEIKKINPNQQVLVVSAYGESEYFTQTIKLGIDGYLLKPTILEQFLEALAISVEKIRLKKENRGYQNEIERKNSELKSLNDLLETKVENRTRELEEKLYIDDLTGLKSRFRLDIDIVDVEFPVLILIDIDDFHSINELYGTNVGDEVLKNFSSLLKDYTQNKCYEVYRISGDQFVLFESSEFLNHEKILDDINELFKQVLITKFPLKEKNEFVELSITVGIAIENEKILGKADMALSYAKKNNIKFSTYHLNIDASKEIINTAKWFKILNRGLKDDLFIACLQPIVDREQKTIKHEALMRLVSEEDSIDSHTSPEIFLPIAIQTKQYSAISYLVIKKAFKLLENRMEDVSINLAYQDIKNRELIHFLKKILSDKEIAKRIIFEIVESEDIGDFEIVEDFIKTFKGLGVRIAIDDFGTGYSNFTHIMKLKPDYIKIDGSLIKNIDTDKDSFELVKAIVQFSKELNIKTIAEYVHNKEVFDIVFNLGVDEFQGYHFGKPSNNYFTLPFNNYSSSPLP; this comes from the coding sequence ATGAATGAAGTATTGGAAAATTTAGAAAAGTATGGAAAAAATATGAAGATCTTGTATGTAGAGAATAATGAAGATGTAAGAGACTCTACCTCACTGATATTACAAAGAACTTTTAAGAATGTAATAGAAGGTTTTGATGGAGTAGATGGACTTGATAAATATAAACTTAATAGTGACACTATAGACTTAGTAGTGACTGACATCAGTATGCCAAAAATGAATGGTATTGAAATGATAAGTGAGATTAAAAAAATCAATCCAAACCAGCAAGTTTTAGTAGTCTCAGCTTATGGTGAATCAGAGTATTTTACTCAAACAATTAAGCTTGGAATTGATGGGTATTTGCTAAAACCGACCATTTTAGAACAATTCTTAGAAGCATTAGCAATAAGTGTTGAGAAGATACGGCTTAAAAAAGAAAATAGAGGATACCAAAACGAGATTGAACGTAAAAACAGTGAACTAAAAAGCTTAAATGATTTACTCGAGACAAAGGTAGAAAATAGAACACGAGAATTAGAAGAAAAATTGTATATTGATGATTTGACTGGTTTAAAAAGTCGCTTTAGGCTTGATATTGATATTGTAGATGTTGAGTTTCCTGTTTTAATATTGATAGATATAGATGATTTTCATTCTATAAATGAACTATACGGAACTAATGTAGGAGATGAAGTCTTAAAGAATTTTTCAAGTCTACTAAAAGACTATACACAAAATAAATGCTATGAAGTTTATAGGATTTCAGGAGATCAATTTGTACTTTTTGAATCATCAGAGTTTCTAAATCATGAAAAGATTTTAGATGATATAAATGAACTGTTCAAACAGGTTTTAATAACAAAATTTCCATTAAAAGAAAAGAATGAATTTGTAGAACTATCAATAACAGTCGGAATTGCTATAGAAAATGAGAAGATACTTGGTAAAGCAGATATGGCACTTAGCTACGCAAAAAAGAATAATATAAAATTTTCTACATATCATTTGAATATTGATGCCTCAAAAGAGATAATTAATACAGCTAAGTGGTTTAAAATACTCAATAGAGGACTTAAGGATGATCTTTTTATTGCATGTCTACAACCAATAGTAGATAGAGAACAAAAGACTATCAAGCATGAGGCATTGATGAGGTTAGTCAGTGAAGAAGACTCTATAGATTCTCACACTTCACCTGAGATCTTTTTACCAATAGCAATACAAACCAAGCAGTACAGTGCTATTTCATATCTTGTTATTAAAAAAGCTTTTAAACTTTTAGAAAACAGGATGGAGGATGTCTCCATAAATTTAGCATATCAAGATATAAAAAATAGGGAACTGATACATTTTTTGAAAAAAATATTGAGTGACAAAGAGATAGCAAAACGTATTATATTTGAGATAGTTGAGAGCGAAGATATAGGTGATTTTGAGATTGTAGAAGATTTTATCAAAACATTTAAGGGGTTAGGAGTTAGGATCGCTATAGATGACTTTGGTACAGGGTACTCAAATTTTACGCATATAATGAAACTAAAACCAGACTACATAAAAATTGACGGTTCCTTAATCAAGAATATTGATACTGATAAAGACTCATTTGAACTTGTAAAGGCAATTGTACAGTTTTCAAAAGAGCTAAACATAAAAACAATAGCGGAATATGTACACAATAAAGAGGTATTTGATATTGTCTTTAATCTAGGAGTTGATGAGTTTCAAGGATATCATTTTGGTAAACCATCAAATAATTATTTTACTTTACCATTTAATAATTATTCTAGTTCACCATTGCCATAG
- a CDS encoding sensor histidine kinase — translation MNSFKNKLLLSYITYGLALGLVAIFTVNKIQVSHVKEQYIINTVDQLTKQKAFLKNYTNNIEKKLFVIRDSKIFKQYLHDNSDSDISDLFTYIVNTSEDVMQLRYIDKNGFEKVRIDKTEKEPTPKLITSEELQDKSNRYYFKEIIAIDDKAKSWYSKIDLNIEHNQIEKPIKPVLRVGIPIFVENEKVGILIINISMKYFLNQISSVSLYNIYLIDNDGDFIIHPEKNRSWGKYLDTKYSVKNHFEDSYQSILNKDKYIGEGVYSALIDLDNGENIKMIIEPKYHKFKEQSLIQIYEMAFIMFLMILGSFPVAYTFSSRFGNLKAKVDRLKDSLEISVEEKTKKLQKLNETLEQRIEEEVKKNTEKEKQLLYQNRLAKMGEMISMIAHQWRQPLAAISSTVGAMKIDVMMGNYEKEFFEKSLGKITDYTQHLSATIDDFRGFFKDQKEEDEITLEEVVESSLGILSPTLIDKNIKLVKEYKCQKRFTSYSNELKQVVLNLIKNAEDVLLERNIINPTIYIKTYIQEDSHKYILEINDNAGGVPENIMNDIFMPYFSTKKSKDGTGLGLYMSKTIIEDHCHGKLSVKNNHVGAVFTIELSDI, via the coding sequence ATGAATTCATTTAAAAATAAGCTACTGCTTAGTTATATTACTTACGGGCTGGCATTAGGGCTGGTCGCTATATTTACTGTAAATAAAATACAAGTGTCACATGTAAAAGAGCAATATATTATAAATACAGTTGATCAACTCACTAAACAAAAAGCCTTTTTAAAAAATTATACTAACAATATTGAGAAAAAATTATTTGTAATCAGAGACTCAAAAATATTCAAACAATATCTCCATGATAATAGTGATTCTGATATTTCAGACCTATTTACATATATTGTTAATACTTCCGAAGATGTTATGCAACTCAGGTATATTGATAAAAATGGATTTGAAAAAGTCAGAATAGATAAAACAGAGAAGGAACCTACTCCAAAACTTATAACAAGCGAAGAACTTCAAGACAAATCAAATAGATACTACTTTAAAGAAATTATAGCGATAGATGACAAAGCAAAAAGTTGGTACTCAAAAATTGATTTAAATATAGAACATAATCAAATAGAAAAACCAATAAAACCGGTGCTGAGAGTAGGTATTCCAATATTTGTTGAAAATGAAAAAGTTGGAATACTTATCATCAATATATCTATGAAGTATTTTTTAAATCAAATATCAAGCGTATCACTTTATAATATTTATCTAATAGATAATGATGGTGATTTTATTATTCATCCAGAAAAAAATCGTAGCTGGGGTAAATATTTAGATACGAAATACAGTGTTAAAAATCATTTTGAAGATAGTTACCAAAGTATACTAAACAAGGATAAGTATATTGGTGAAGGGGTCTATTCAGCACTGATAGACTTAGATAATGGTGAGAATATTAAAATGATAATTGAACCAAAATACCATAAATTTAAAGAGCAGAGCCTTATCCAAATATATGAGATGGCATTTATTATGTTTCTTATGATTTTAGGATCTTTTCCTGTTGCATACACATTCTCTTCAAGGTTTGGTAATTTAAAAGCTAAAGTAGATAGATTAAAAGATTCGCTAGAAATCAGTGTGGAAGAAAAAACAAAAAAGTTACAAAAATTAAATGAGACGCTAGAGCAAAGAATAGAAGAAGAAGTTAAAAAGAACACAGAGAAAGAGAAGCAACTACTATATCAAAATAGACTGGCAAAAATGGGTGAGATGATAAGCATGATAGCGCATCAATGGAGACAACCATTAGCTGCCATCTCATCAACTGTGGGGGCTATGAAGATAGATGTAATGATGGGTAATTATGAAAAAGAATTTTTTGAAAAATCACTTGGAAAAATCACTGATTATACTCAACACCTATCTGCAACAATAGATGACTTTAGAGGCTTTTTTAAAGATCAAAAAGAAGAGGATGAAATTACACTTGAAGAAGTTGTTGAAAGTTCATTAGGGATTTTATCTCCAACACTCATTGACAAGAACATCAAACTAGTTAAAGAATACAAATGCCAAAAAAGATTTACTTCTTATTCAAATGAGTTGAAACAGGTTGTTTTGAACCTTATTAAAAATGCAGAAGATGTACTTTTAGAACGCAATATTATAAATCCAACTATATATATAAAAACATATATACAAGAAGATAGCCATAAATATATATTGGAAATAAATGATAATGCAGGTGGTGTACCGGAAAATATTATGAATGATATTTTTATGCCATATTTTTCTACAAAAAAAAGTAAAGATGGTACAGGTCTAGGTCTTTATATGTCTAAAACAATCATAGAAGATCACTGTCACGGTAAGTTGAGTGTTAAAAACAATCATGTTGGTGCTGTCTTTACAATAGAGTTAAGTGATATTTGA
- a CDS encoding GGDEF domain-containing response regulator, protein MDENKLTELLKISKTIKLLYVEDKEDVRESTSELLERFVGYVDVAVDGREGIQKYIDFHKDNGQYYDLVISDIDMPHMNGIEMTRAISEINKEQAILIISAFSNSEMLINLIDIGINKFIQKPTKDHEFFLVLSKMLNDISIEKENIENIKNIKLSNIKLEEKIQQELSKNIELNALAITDKLTGLYNRVKLDKVLDLEINKMVKLQAEISIIFIDIDRFKPINDTYGHQIGDKVLQSFSQVLKNNIRKTDIVGRWGGEEFLIICHEANIEGSLHLAENLRKIIENTSFEYIKELTASFGVASFEDGDSIDSLVERADKALYKAKHNGRNKVCF, encoded by the coding sequence ATGGATGAAAATAAATTAACAGAATTATTGAAGATAAGTAAAACTATAAAATTACTTTATGTAGAAGATAAAGAAGATGTAAGAGAGAGTACGTCCGAGTTGTTAGAAAGATTTGTCGGTTATGTTGATGTAGCGGTTGATGGACGAGAAGGTATACAAAAATATATAGATTTCCATAAAGACAATGGACAATATTATGATTTAGTAATTAGTGATATTGATATGCCGCATATGAATGGTATTGAGATGACTAGAGCTATATCTGAGATAAATAAAGAACAGGCGATATTGATTATTTCTGCCTTTAGTAACTCCGAGATGCTTATAAATTTGATTGATATCGGAATCAATAAATTTATTCAAAAGCCGACTAAAGATCATGAATTCTTTCTTGTCCTCTCCAAGATGCTTAACGATATTTCAATTGAAAAAGAAAACATAGAAAATATTAAAAATATTAAATTATCAAACATAAAACTTGAAGAAAAAATACAACAAGAGCTTAGCAAAAACATAGAGTTGAATGCACTAGCTATTACAGATAAATTAACGGGATTATATAATAGAGTTAAACTTGATAAAGTGCTTGATTTGGAAATTAATAAAATGGTGAAACTTCAAGCAGAGATAAGTATTATATTTATTGATATTGATAGATTTAAACCTATTAATGATACATATGGTCATCAGATTGGTGATAAAGTCCTTCAAAGTTTCTCTCAAGTCCTTAAAAATAATATTAGAAAAACAGATATTGTTGGTAGATGGGGTGGAGAAGAGTTTCTTATTATTTGTCATGAAGCAAATATTGAAGGCTCTTTACACTTAGCAGAAAACCTCAGGAAAATTATTGAAAATACAAGTTTTGAGTATATCAAAGAGCTCACGGCAAGTTTTGGAGTTGCAAGCTTTGAAGATGGAGACAGTATAGACTCATTAGTCGAAAGAGCGGATAAAGCACTTTACAAAGCTAAACATAATGGTAGAAACAAAGTATGTTTTTAA
- a CDS encoding response regulator transcription factor has product MNIKQLDKLQSYTKTLKLLYVEDNEETRVSTITLLEKFFEEIIVAIDGKDGLEKFNKHKPDIIFTDINMPNMDGLMMIDKVNNSINEKIPVLVFSAHDESDYLLKAIKSGVDGYLIKPIEVEQIVEELSRILYAKSNSLKDIIDINENYRWSKGSNKLYYKSQEITLTKNEILLFELMTSNTNFIYSDELIIEQIWQDSRNIDKSNVKNLLKRLNNKLPQKLIKNIYSVGYSFI; this is encoded by the coding sequence GTGAATATTAAACAACTAGATAAACTTCAATCATATACAAAAACATTAAAGCTCCTTTATGTCGAAGATAATGAAGAGACAAGAGTCTCAACTATTACACTGCTTGAAAAGTTTTTTGAAGAAATCATTGTTGCAATTGATGGAAAAGATGGGCTAGAAAAATTTAATAAGCATAAGCCGGACATTATTTTTACAGATATAAATATGCCAAATATGGATGGCTTGATGATGATAGATAAAGTCAATAACTCTATTAATGAAAAAATCCCTGTTTTAGTTTTTTCAGCTCATGATGAAAGTGATTATTTATTAAAAGCGATAAAAAGCGGAGTTGATGGTTACTTGATTAAGCCTATTGAAGTGGAGCAAATAGTTGAAGAACTAAGCAGAATTTTATATGCTAAATCTAATTCTTTAAAAGATATTATAGATATAAATGAAAACTATAGATGGAGTAAAGGCTCAAACAAACTGTACTATAAATCACAAGAGATTACACTTACAAAAAATGAAATTTTGCTATTTGAACTAATGACATCAAATACAAATTTTATTTACTCAGATGAATTAATTATTGAACAAATATGGCAAGATTCTAGAAATATAGATAAATCAAATGTAAAAAACCTTCTAAAAAGATTGAATAATAAACTCCCACAAAAACTCATAAAAAACATCTACTCAGTAGGATATTCCTTTATCTAG
- a CDS encoding ATP-binding cassette domain-containing protein: MIQLTNISKSFSSQELFSNLNFKLNAGNRIGLVGRNGSGKSTLFKLILGEESPDSGDVVIPKGYKIGTLKQHLTFSQSTLREEAALALEEEMKYDVYRVEKILFGLGFVQEDLEKDPLSFSGGYQIRINLAKLLVTEPNLLLLDEPTNYLDIVSLRWLKSFLRNFEGEVILITHNRDFMDSVTTHTMGLVRKKIEIIAGDTHKFYEQLNANDELHTKQKISQDKKVKELEEFIARNKARASTAALAQSKVKQLEKMDILEDLGFDNSLKFDFNFKDTPAKILLDVKDLSFGYTPENILFEKISFTLEKGECLGIIGKNGKGKSTLLNTIAGELKQLSGKVDFHTSTSFAHFGQTNIAHLSDKNTVMDEIYVGNSTLSEAQVRSICGGMMFSGDAAKKKISLLSGGEKSRVMLGQILARNVNLLFLDEPTNHLDMDSIEALTIAIQSFKGSVIIVTHSEELLRRVCDRLIIFAKDGAEYFDGGYDDFLEKIGWEEEEQVEKVKAAPKGNQKENKKLKAEMVRERNKVTSALKKKVENLESKIMKTEELLEVHHKDLIEVSNSGESAKLMELSKLVSDEEASVEEMFEELEVVQTKLDEINEEYEQKMAELD; this comes from the coding sequence ATGATACAACTAACAAACATTTCTAAAAGCTTTTCTTCTCAAGAACTTTTTTCAAACCTAAACTTTAAACTAAATGCTGGAAACCGCATCGGTCTTGTCGGTAGAAACGGTAGTGGGAAATCTACTCTTTTTAAACTTATTCTCGGTGAGGAAAGTCCTGACAGCGGTGATGTTGTCATTCCTAAGGGCTATAAGATAGGTACTCTAAAACAGCATCTTACATTTAGCCAATCAACTCTTAGAGAAGAAGCAGCTTTAGCACTTGAAGAAGAAATGAAGTATGATGTGTATAGAGTTGAAAAGATTCTTTTTGGTTTGGGATTTGTTCAAGAAGACCTTGAAAAAGACCCTCTGTCCTTTTCAGGTGGTTATCAGATACGTATAAATCTTGCAAAACTTTTAGTAACCGAGCCAAATCTGCTACTTTTAGATGAGCCTACAAACTACCTTGACATCGTCTCTCTTAGATGGTTAAAGAGTTTTCTTCGTAATTTTGAGGGTGAAGTAATTCTGATAACTCACAACAGAGATTTTATGGATAGTGTTACAACACATACTATGGGACTTGTTCGCAAAAAAATAGAGATTATTGCAGGAGATACTCACAAGTTTTACGAACAACTTAACGCAAATGATGAGCTTCACACAAAACAAAAAATCTCACAAGATAAAAAAGTAAAAGAGCTTGAAGAGTTCATCGCTAGAAATAAAGCCCGTGCATCTACAGCAGCTCTTGCTCAGTCAAAAGTAAAACAGTTGGAAAAGATGGATATACTTGAAGACTTAGGCTTTGACAACTCTCTAAAATTTGATTTTAACTTCAAAGATACACCAGCAAAGATTTTACTTGATGTTAAAGATTTGAGCTTTGGTTATACACCTGAGAACATCCTTTTTGAGAAGATATCATTTACACTTGAAAAAGGTGAATGTCTTGGGATTATCGGTAAAAATGGTAAGGGTAAATCAACACTTCTAAATACTATAGCAGGTGAGCTAAAGCAACTAAGCGGCAAGGTTGACTTTCATACATCAACTTCTTTTGCTCACTTTGGTCAGACAAATATTGCACACCTTAGTGATAAAAACACTGTTATGGATGAGATATATGTAGGAAATTCTACACTCTCAGAAGCACAGGTTAGGAGCATCTGTGGCGGTATGATGTTTAGCGGAGATGCAGCTAAGAAGAAGATCTCTCTTCTCTCAGGTGGAGAAAAAAGTCGTGTAATGCTAGGGCAGATTTTAGCTCGCAATGTAAATCTTCTTTTTCTTGATGAGCCTACAAATCATCTTGATATGGATTCTATAGAAGCACTTACTATTGCTATACAAAGCTTCAAAGGCTCGGTCATCATCGTAACTCACTCCGAAGAACTGCTTCGTAGAGTTTGTGATAGGCTCATCATTTTTGCGAAAGACGGAGCTGAATATTTTGACGGCGGATATGATGATTTCTTAGAAAAAATTGGCTGGGAAGAAGAGGAGCAAGTTGAGAAAGTAAAAGCTGCTCCAAAGGGTAACCAAAAAGAAAATAAAAAACTTAAAGCTGAGATGGTTAGAGAGAGAAATAAAGTTACATCCGCTCTAAAGAAAAAAGTTGAAAACTTAGAGAGTAAAATCATGAAGACCGAAGAGCTTTTAGAAGTTCATCATAAAGATCTCATAGAGGTTTCAAACTCTGGTGAGAGTGCTAAACTTATGGAGCTTTCTAAACTTGTCTCAGATGAAGAAGCATCTGTAGAAGAGATGTTTGAAGAACTTGAAGTTGTTCAAACTAAGTTAGATGAAATCAACGAAGAGTATGAGCAAAAGATGGCGGAGCTAGACTAA
- a CDS encoding M48 metallopeptidase family protein, whose protein sequence is MESKLKYLNHYPDAVKLQVRELIKQDKLSAHLLKKYPYGHDKKSDKTLFSYVNDLKNEHLKKASPLSKVVYDGKINVIHNALGTHHFVSRVQGGKLKAKNEIRVASMFKSVPEEFLEMIVVHELAHFKEKEHNKAFYKLCEYMQPSYHQAEFDLRLYLTHIDLRGKLEEWT, encoded by the coding sequence TTGGAAAGTAAGCTCAAATATCTTAATCACTATCCAGATGCTGTAAAACTTCAAGTCAGAGAGCTTATAAAACAAGATAAGCTCTCTGCACACCTTCTAAAAAAGTATCCATACGGACATGATAAGAAGAGTGATAAAACACTTTTCTCTTATGTGAATGATTTAAAAAATGAACATCTAAAAAAAGCATCTCCGCTTAGTAAAGTTGTTTATGACGGAAAAATAAATGTTATTCACAATGCTCTTGGAACTCATCACTTTGTCTCACGAGTGCAGGGCGGAAAGTTAAAAGCCAAAAATGAAATACGTGTAGCATCTATGTTTAAGAGTGTACCAGAAGAGTTTTTAGAGATGATAGTAGTGCATGAGTTAGCGCACTTTAAAGAAAAAGAGCACAACAAAGCTTTTTATAAACTATGTGAATATATGCAGCCATCATATCATCAAGCAGAGTTTGATTTGAGACTATATCTTACTCATATAGATTTGAGAGGTAAGCTTGAAGAGTGGACTTAG